Sequence from the Catenuloplanes indicus genome:
CGGCGCGGTGTGCCTCGATCCGCTCGCCGATCCGGTGCAGCACCTTGGCCCGGTCCTCACCGGAGACGGTGCCCCAGGTGGTGCCGCCGGCCTTCTCCAGCAGGTCGTTGAGCGCGGCCGGGCTGTCGATCCGGGCCGCGTCGATCCCGGCCGTACCGATGCCGGATTTCTCGGCCTTCATGACGGCGGCCCGCATCCAGTCGCGGTTCGTGCGCACCGACGGGTCGGTGTCCGGCGTGTTCCGGAAGTGCCCGATCGTGGAGACCGGGACCACGGCGTGCCGGTCCGCGACCCGGTGCGGCGGCGGGACCTCGGAGTCGAGCGCGGCCAGCGAGGCCTCGAACCGCTTCTGCTCCCGGTCGAACAGCTCCGCCGAGGAGTTCAGCTCGAACACCGCGGACATGAAGTTCTCGCTGCTCGCGCCCTCCTCCAGGCGGCGGATCAGGTATGCGATCGCGACGTCGAACTGGGCCGGCTTGACCACCGGCGTGTAGAGCAGCAGGCCGCCGACCTCGCGCCGGACCGCCTCCGCCTGGCCCTGCGCCATGCCGAGCAGCATCTCGAACTCGATGCCGTCCCGGACGCCGCGCTCGCCGGCGAGCAGCCACGCGTACGCCACGTCGAACAGGTTGTGGCCGGCCACGCCGAGCCGGACGTTGCCGATCCGGTCCGGGTGCAGCGCGTAGTCCAGCACCCGCTTGTAGTGCGTGTCCGACTCCTGCTTGCTGCCCCAGGTCGCCAGCGGCCAGCCGTGCAGCGACGCCTCGACCTGCTCCATCGGCAGGTTCGCGCCCTTGACCAGGCGCACCTTGATGCCGGCGCCGCCCCGGGCGCGGCGGGCCGCGGACCACTCCTGCAAGCGGATCATGGCGCTGAGCGCGTCCGGCAGGTACGCCTGGAGCACGATGCCGGCCTCCAGCGACAGGAACTCCGGCCGGTCGAGCAGGCGGGTGAAGACCTCGATGGTCAGGTCGAGGTCCTTGTACTCCTCCATGTCGAGGTTGATGAACTTGTGCTCGTCCCGGGCGCGGGTGAACAGCGGCGTCAGCTGCGTCTCGATGTGCGCGACCGCCTCGTCGAACGCCCACGGGTTGTGCGGCGCGACCGTGGCCGACACCTTGATCGAGACGTAGTCGACGTCCGGGCGGGCGAGCAGCCGCTCGGTCTCGGTCAGCCGGTGCGACGCCTCGCCCCGGCCCAGCACGGCCTCGCCGAGGAGGTTGACGTTGAGCCGTACCCCCTGGCCCTTGATCTTCTGGATGGCCTTGCCGAGGCGCGCGTCGGTCGCGTCGACGATCAGGTGGCCGACCATCTCGCGCAGCACGCGGCGCGCGATCGGCACCACCACGCCGGGCATCGTGGGGGCGAGCGCACCACCGGCCTTCACGGCCGCACGCAGCGGCGCGGGCAGGAACGACGGCACGTCGCGGGCGAGACGGCTGAGCGCACGGGCGCTGACCTGAAGGTCCTCCGGCCGGACGACGCCGTCGACGAAGCCGACCGCGAACGACAGGCCCTTGGGGTCGCGCAGCACGCCGGCCAGCTGAGCGGCGGAGCCGGAGACGGGGTACGTCTCGGCCTCACGCAGCCAGCGCCGGACCAGGGTGACGGCCTCGGCGCTCAGCTGGGGGTCGGTGGCGTTCATCTGACTGGTTCCCTCCATGACATGAGATGCCCAGTTTCGGTCCGCCCTTGCATTAGGAAAAGCGATCGTTTGTGACGGGTATTCTTCGGTTGAACTTAACCGTCTCTCAAGGAGTGGGCGCTGTGCTGGAGATTCGCCGCCTGGTGCTGCTGCGAGAGCTGGCCATCCGGGGCACGATCGCGGCCGTCGCCGAAGCGCTCAACTTCTCCCCGTCCGCCGTCTCCCAGCAACTCAGCCAGCTGGAGAAGGAGACCGGCATGGTGCTGCTGCGCAAGTCCGGGCGGCGGCTCCAGCTCACCCCGCAGGCCGAGGTGCTGGTCGCCTCCGCCGGCGAGGTGCTGGACACGCTGGAACGCGCCGAGGCCGCGCTGCAGGCCTCGCTGACCCGGGTGAGCGGGCGGGTGCGGGTCGCGGTCTTCCAGTCCGCGGCGCTGGCGCTGATGCCGGCCGCGCTCAAGACCATGGCCCGCCGGCATCCGGACGTACGGGTGGAGATGGTGCAGCGCGAGCCGGAGGAGGCGCTGCGCGAGACCTGGGCGCGCGACTTCGACATGGTGGTCGCGGAGCAGTACCCGGCGCACGCGGCACCGCACCACCCCGGCCTGGACCGGCGCGACCTCACCACGGACGCGATTCGCCTCGCGCTGCCGCCGGAGTCCGAGTCGCTGAGGCCGGTGTCGCACCTGCG
This genomic interval carries:
- a CDS encoding LysR family transcriptional regulator, whose protein sequence is MLEIRRLVLLRELAIRGTIAAVAEALNFSPSAVSQQLSQLEKETGMVLLRKSGRRLQLTPQAEVLVASAGEVLDTLERAEAALQASLTRVSGRVRVAVFQSAALALMPAALKTMARRHPDVRVEMVQREPEEALRETWARDFDMVVAEQYPAHAAPHHPGLDRRDLTTDAIRLALPPESESLRPVSHLREAAEMPWVMEPHGTASRHFALQTCRIAGFEPDVRYETADLQSQIRLVESGNAVALIPDLVWAGRSTSCRLVELPSAPRRTIFTAQRIAGAASPAARAFRQTLERAAGQSH